In Deltaproteobacteria bacterium, a single genomic region encodes these proteins:
- a CDS encoding MarC family protein — MIQPGEDILVEFWRSFVPLFVAVDAIGVVPFFMAFTEGMEPGRVRSVIIQSVVTAFGVALFFIFAGPELLRFLGVTVADFMIAGGILLLVISMTDIVAGEKRRMRVDRATLGAVPIGVPLMTGPAVLTTSLLLVQVHGRFITSSAVLVNILIAGALFLSAGRITAFIGTLGAKIVSKIMSLILASIAIMLVRKGILEIVQGLSQ, encoded by the coding sequence GTGATCCAGCCCGGCGAAGACATCCTCGTAGAATTCTGGCGCTCTTTCGTTCCGCTCTTCGTGGCCGTGGACGCCATCGGCGTCGTCCCTTTTTTCATGGCCTTTACAGAGGGGATGGAGCCGGGCCGGGTCCGTTCCGTCATAATCCAGTCCGTAGTTACGGCCTTCGGAGTCGCTCTCTTTTTTATCTTTGCAGGCCCGGAGCTCCTGCGCTTTCTCGGCGTGACGGTTGCCGATTTCATGATCGCGGGCGGGATCCTCCTCCTCGTTATCTCCATGACTGACATCGTGGCCGGTGAGAAGCGACGCATGCGGGTAGATCGGGCGACCCTCGGGGCGGTACCCATCGGCGTCCCCCTAATGACGGGGCCGGCCGTCCTCACCACGAGCCTTCTACTGGTCCAGGTCCATGGGAGGTTCATCACCTCCTCAGCCGTCCTTGTGAACATCCTCATAGCCGGGGCGCTTTTCCTGTCTGCAGGCAGGATCACCGCCTTCATCGGGACCCTCGGGGCCAAGATCGTCTCCAAGATCATGAGCCTCATCCTGGCCTCCATCGCCATCATGCTCGTGCGCAAGGGGATCTTGGAGATTGTGCAGGGTTTGTCGCAATAG